From Cyprinus carpio isolate SPL01 chromosome A7, ASM1834038v1, whole genome shotgun sequence, a single genomic window includes:
- the LOC109055889 gene encoding midkine-B-like: MRGLFSTIIVVLVALMIVTTEAGKNKKEKNKGGKGGSDCADWRFGSCVANNGDCGLGTREGTCNEQTKNVKCRVPCNWKKDFGADCKYKFGNWGECDAATSTKIRTGTLVKALFSVDCQQTISVTKPCTTKVKNKPKGKKGKGKGN; this comes from the exons ATGCGTGGCCTGTTCTCCACCATCATTGTGGTGCTAGTGGCTTTAATGATCGTGACCACAGAGGCTGGAAAAAACAAGAAAG AGAAGAATAAAGGAGGTAAGGGTGGTTCAGACTGTGCGGATTGGCGCTTTGGCAGTTGTGTGGCCAATAACGGAGACTGTGGACTAGGCACAAGAGAAGGCACCTGCAATGAGCAGACCAAGAATGTCAAATGCAGAGTGCCTTGCAACTGGAAGAAAGACTTTGGGG CCGACTGCAAGTATAAGTTTGGTAACTGGGGCGAGTGTGACGCAGCCACAAGCACAAAGATCCGCACCGGCACTCTGGTAAAGGCTCTCTTCAGCGTCGACTGCCAGCAAACCATCTCTGTGACCAAACCCTGCACCACCAAGGTCAAAAACAAACCCAAAG GAAAGAAAGGCAAGGGGAAAGGGAACTAA